Proteins encoded by one window of Bacillus rossius redtenbacheri isolate Brsri chromosome 3, Brsri_v3, whole genome shotgun sequence:
- the LOC134530172 gene encoding 1,5-anhydro-D-fructose reductase-like translates to MTDRAPALKLNNNREMPIIGLGTFMAASEVIEPMVDAALEAGYRFIDTGYWHCNEEAIGSALNKWLRSGRITREELFIATKMPSTANRAELVEESLKKSLEALQLSYIDMYILHFPFGYEYLDLQQRLCVVDNTTDIVSIWKAMEQQVEAGRTLSIGLASFNARQLKRIVKAARIPPAVLMIELNVYLQQKELVGFCKALDVAVCAYAPLGSPDLPLLMKMMGFDSESIPALNALSDPVVLSIAEKHSKTASQVLLRHIVQRGIAAVPKSMHPSRIKENFQVFDFELDDDDMDRLYVLDKGRRARMYNTSIFPE, encoded by the exons ATGACCGACAGAGCTCCCGCCTTGAAGCTCAACAACAACAGGGAGATGCCCATCATCGGCCTCGGAACCTTCATG GCGGCGAGCGAAGTCATCGAACCCATGGTGGACGCAGCTCTGGAGGCCGGCTACAGGTTCATCGACACCGGCTACTGGCACTGCAACGAGGAAGCCATCGGCTCAGCCCTCAACAAGTGGCTGCGCTCCGGCAGGATCACGAGGGAGGAGCTGTTTATAGCCACAAAG ATGCCCAGCACTGCTAACCGAGCCGAACTTGTGGAGGAAAGCTTAAAAAAGTCGCTGGAAGCACTCCAGCTGAGCTATATCGACATGTATATATTACATTTTCCGTTTGGTTACGAATATCTTGACCTCCAACAGAGGTTATGCGTCGTTGACAATACCACCGACATCGTAAGCATTTGGAAG GCGATGGAACAACAGGTGGAAGCAGGAAGGACTCTTTCCATCGGGTTAGCCAGCTTCAACGCCCGACAGCTGAAGCGCATAGTGAAGGCAGCCAGAATCCCGCCAGCCGTTCTGATGATCGAGTTGAACGTATACCTACAGCAGAAGGAGCTGGTGGGATTCTGCAAGGCGCTGGACGTGGCGGTGTGCGCCTACGCCCCGCTGGGTTCGCCCGACCTGCCGTTGCTCATGAAGATGATGGGATTCGACTCAGAATC AATCCCCGCCCTGAACGCGCTGAGTGACCCGGTGGTGTTGAGCATAGCCGAGAAACACAGCAAGACAGCATCACAGGTGCTCCTGAGGCACATTGTTCAGAGAGGCATCGCTGCAGTGCCCAAAAGCATGCATCCTAGTCGTATCAAGGAAAACttccag GTGTTCGACTTCGAGTTGGATGACGATGACATGGACAGATTGTACGTGCTCGATAAGGGAAGACGAGCTCGGATGTACAACACCTCTATTTTTCCTGAGTAA